In Methylotenera sp. L2L1, the following proteins share a genomic window:
- a CDS encoding Maf family nucleotide pyrophosphatase, producing the protein MQNNLILASSSIYRRELLTRLQIPFSCISPDVDETQLEGELPQETALRLAKDKAIKIGATHTDALIIGCDQVATLDNIQLGKPLNHDNATKQLRIMRGREVIFHSALCLYNAKTKSMQATVVPYIVQFRNLTDAQIESYLLKEQPYHCAGSAKSEGLGIAIIEKMTGEDPNALIGLPLIALINMLNHEGVSVI; encoded by the coding sequence ATGCAAAACAATCTGATATTAGCCTCATCCTCCATCTACAGACGTGAATTACTAACACGCTTACAAATTCCCTTTAGTTGTATTTCACCTGATGTTGATGAAACGCAGCTAGAAGGTGAATTGCCGCAAGAGACCGCTTTAAGATTAGCTAAAGATAAGGCAATCAAAATAGGTGCTACCCATACAGATGCACTTATTATTGGATGCGATCAAGTGGCAACACTAGATAACATTCAATTAGGTAAGCCATTGAATCATGATAATGCAACCAAACAACTACGTATAATGCGTGGTAGAGAAGTTATCTTTCATAGCGCATTATGTCTATATAACGCAAAAACAAAGAGTATGCAGGCGACTGTTGTGCCTTATATCGTGCAGTTTAGAAACTTAACCGATGCGCAAATTGAAAGTTATCTTTTAAAAGAACAGCCTTATCACTGCGCTGGCAGTGCAAAATCAGAAGGGCTGGGCATTGCAATTATCGAAAAAATGACAGGTGAAGATCCCAATGCGTTGATTGGTTTACCTTTGATTGCTTTAATCAACATGCTTAACCATGAGGGTGTGTCAGTGATATAA
- the oadA gene encoding sodium-extruding oxaloacetate decarboxylase subunit alpha, which translates to MAKVSVTELVLRDGHQSLIATRMRTDDMLPICAKLDAIGFWSLEAWGGATFDACVRFLREDPWERLAKLRKALPNSRIKMLLRGQNLLGYRHYSDDVVRAFVQKSADNGVDVFRIFDAMNDLRNIKTSVEAVKQLGKHAEGAIAYTTSPVHDVAYFVGLAKELEAMGCDTIAIKDMAGLLTPKSTGDLVKALRSSVNLPIQLHSHATSGLSAMSLLKGIEAGASIIDTCNSSFGEGASHSSTESLVAALQGTEYDTGLDLGALQEITAYFRDVRKKYWQFESEFTGVDTRVLVNQIPGGMISNLSNQLKEQGALNKMDEVLLEIPRVREDLGYPPLVTPTSQIVGTQAVLNVMTGARYKSITNEVKNYFLGQYGKAPAAVNETIKQQAVGNAEVVNCRPADLLKPEMARLTQEAERFAKSEEDVLTYAMFPDIGQTYLQERNAGSLTPEVLLDKNAIQSSGPRFAPNEFKVTLHGETFHINVTGSGHAGEEQRPYFVSIDGIAEEVIVETLSEIEISNDGSASSGSKKKLANNTSSGRPRPSHAGHVTTSMPGTIVAVKVKVGDKVKAGDGVLVIEAMKMENEIQASTTGVVVAVHAVKGDTVTPDESLLEIQPE; encoded by the coding sequence ATGGCAAAAGTATCTGTTACTGAACTAGTTTTACGCGATGGGCATCAGTCGCTTATTGCAACCCGCATGCGCACCGATGATATGCTACCAATTTGTGCAAAGCTTGATGCTATCGGCTTTTGGTCGCTTGAAGCTTGGGGCGGTGCAACATTCGATGCATGTGTACGTTTTCTTAGAGAAGACCCATGGGAGCGCCTAGCTAAATTACGTAAAGCACTTCCAAATAGCCGCATTAAAATGTTATTGCGTGGTCAAAATTTACTAGGCTATCGTCACTATTCTGATGATGTTGTGCGTGCGTTTGTACAAAAGTCTGCAGATAACGGCGTTGATGTTTTCCGTATTTTCGACGCGATGAATGACTTACGCAACATCAAAACCTCTGTTGAGGCTGTTAAGCAGCTTGGTAAACATGCAGAAGGCGCTATTGCTTACACAACTAGCCCAGTACATGATGTTGCTTATTTCGTTGGCTTGGCAAAAGAGCTCGAAGCCATGGGTTGCGACACGATTGCGATTAAAGACATGGCTGGTTTACTGACACCTAAAAGTACTGGCGATTTAGTAAAAGCCTTGCGTAGCTCAGTTAACTTACCAATTCAACTACATAGCCATGCTACTTCAGGCTTGTCTGCAATGAGCCTGCTAAAAGGTATTGAAGCTGGCGCAAGCATCATTGACACTTGTAACTCCTCTTTTGGCGAAGGTGCGAGCCACTCTTCTACTGAAAGTTTAGTAGCTGCATTGCAAGGCACAGAGTATGACACGGGTCTAGACTTGGGTGCTTTACAAGAAATTACCGCTTATTTCCGAGACGTACGTAAGAAATACTGGCAATTTGAAAGTGAATTTACAGGCGTTGATACTAGAGTTTTAGTGAACCAAATCCCTGGCGGCATGATTTCTAACTTATCTAACCAATTAAAAGAGCAAGGCGCTCTTAATAAGATGGATGAGGTTTTATTGGAAATCCCTAGAGTACGTGAGGATTTAGGTTACCCTCCATTGGTGACACCGACTTCTCAAATCGTAGGTACGCAAGCCGTACTTAACGTGATGACTGGTGCACGTTATAAATCAATTACAAATGAAGTTAAGAACTACTTCCTTGGACAATACGGAAAAGCACCGGCAGCCGTAAATGAAACAATCAAGCAACAAGCTGTTGGTAATGCAGAGGTAGTGAACTGCAGGCCAGCTGATTTGTTAAAACCAGAAATGGCTAGATTGACTCAGGAGGCTGAACGTTTTGCTAAATCTGAGGAAGATGTGCTGACATATGCTATGTTCCCAGACATTGGCCAAACTTATCTACAAGAGCGTAATGCAGGGTCATTAACACCTGAAGTGTTATTAGACAAAAATGCAATTCAATCTAGTGGTCCAAGATTTGCACCGAATGAGTTTAAAGTAACTTTACATGGTGAAACGTTCCATATCAATGTAACAGGTAGCGGCCATGCAGGTGAAGAGCAACGCCCTTACTTTGTGTCGATTGATGGTATCGCAGAAGAAGTAATTGTAGAAACACTTAGTGAAATTGAGATTTCTAACGATGGCTCAGCAAGTAGTGGTAGTAAAAAGAAACTTGCTAACAATACAAGTAGCGGCCGTCCTCGCCCATCACATGCAGGCCATGTTACAACATCGATGCCAGGTACAATTGTTGCCGTTAAGGTAAAGGTTGGCGATAAAGTAAAAGCTGGCGATGGTGTATTGGTGATTGAAGCCATGAAAATGGAAAACGAAATTCAAGCGTCGACTACAGGCGTCGTTGTTGCCGTGCATGCAGTTAAAGGCGATACCGTGACACCGGATGAATCTTTACTTGAAATTCAACCAGAATAA
- a CDS encoding acetyl-CoA carboxylase biotin carboxylase subunit, whose translation MFKKILVANRGEIAVRIVRACSEMGIKSVAIYTDADRQALHVKKADEAYHIGADPVAGYLNAHNIVNLAVAAGCDALHPGYGFLSENPELAEICERRGVKFIGPNADVIRQMGDKIQARNAMTKAGIPCTPGSNGNLKDLEEAITLASKIGYPIMLKATNGGGGRGIRRCDNEKELLGNYDRVISEASKAFGKPEVFIEKCVVSPRHIEVQVLADSQGNAIHLFERDCSIQRRNQKLIEIAPSPQLSQAQREYIGGLAVKAAKAVGYENAGTVEFLLDSDNTFYFMEMNTRLQVEHTVTETITGIDIVQEQIRVAYGLPLQYKQKDVSFRGYAMEFRINAEDPKNGFLPSFGKITRYYAPGGPGVRMDAAIFSGYVIPPYYDSMCAKLTVWALTWEGVIERGRRALDDMIIYGVKTTIPYYQEILKHPEFRAAEFNTSFVEAHPELANYANEIPPELIAAAISAVIAAHEGI comes from the coding sequence GTGTTCAAAAAAATTCTAGTTGCTAACCGCGGTGAAATTGCAGTACGTATTGTGCGCGCATGCTCTGAGATGGGCATCAAATCTGTTGCAATTTACACAGATGCAGACCGTCAGGCTTTACATGTTAAAAAAGCAGATGAAGCTTATCATATCGGTGCAGACCCTGTTGCAGGTTACCTCAATGCACATAACATTGTGAATCTAGCCGTTGCTGCCGGCTGTGATGCATTGCATCCTGGCTATGGCTTTTTATCAGAAAATCCAGAATTAGCTGAGATTTGCGAACGTCGTGGCGTTAAATTTATTGGTCCTAACGCGGATGTAATCCGTCAAATGGGCGACAAGATTCAAGCACGTAATGCAATGACCAAGGCTGGCATTCCATGTACGCCTGGTAGTAATGGCAACTTAAAAGACCTTGAAGAAGCTATCACGCTTGCGAGTAAAATTGGTTACCCTATTATGCTTAAAGCAACTAATGGTGGTGGCGGTCGCGGTATTCGTCGCTGTGATAATGAAAAAGAATTATTGGGCAACTACGATCGCGTCATCAGTGAAGCAAGTAAGGCTTTTGGTAAACCTGAAGTGTTTATTGAAAAATGTGTAGTGTCGCCGCGTCATATTGAAGTACAAGTGTTAGCTGACTCACAAGGCAACGCTATCCATTTATTTGAGCGAGACTGTTCAATACAGCGCCGTAACCAAAAACTAATTGAAATTGCACCCTCTCCTCAACTATCTCAAGCGCAGCGTGAGTATATTGGTGGATTGGCCGTAAAAGCAGCCAAAGCGGTTGGATATGAAAATGCAGGTACTGTTGAGTTTCTGCTAGATTCTGACAATACATTCTATTTCATGGAAATGAATACGCGCCTGCAAGTGGAACATACCGTGACGGAAACGATCACAGGTATTGATATTGTTCAAGAGCAAATTCGCGTCGCTTATGGCTTGCCTTTACAGTACAAACAAAAAGACGTGTCCTTTAGAGGTTACGCGATGGAATTCCGCATTAACGCGGAAGATCCAAAAAATGGATTCTTGCCAAGTTTTGGTAAAATTACACGCTATTATGCGCCTGGTGGTCCAGGTGTGCGTATGGATGCGGCGATATTTAGCGGCTATGTGATTCCGCCCTACTATGACTCCATGTGTGCAAAATTGACCGTATGGGCACTCACATGGGAAGGCGTTATTGAGCGCGGGCGTCGAGCACTCGATGACATGATTATTTATGGTGTAAAAACGACCATTCCTTATTATCAAGAAATTCTTAAGCATCCAGAATTTAGGGCTGCGGAGTTTAATACCAGTTTTGTAGAGGCGCACCCTGAGCTAGCGAACTATGCTAACGAAATCCCGCCAGAATTGATTGCGGCAGCGATTTCAGCGGTCATTGCGGCACATGAAGGTATTTAA
- a CDS encoding YceD family protein produces MTNQTFLIDNLAFAARGERLEVSLPLSDFPRLCELIESQHIEAGAVKKHGDATGDSIQPEGLVNFTLNGEKNVLGQCYLHLTLDVSLTTSCQRCLTTMPLSLALNFHYLISDVDASPLDDVEASIGDDFDLQEASQEMDVKLLVEDEIILALPIAPVHSNDCAPVTMQSGEKPNPFAALKGLIKS; encoded by the coding sequence ATGACCAATCAAACTTTTTTAATTGATAACCTTGCTTTTGCAGCCCGCGGTGAGCGCTTGGAGGTAAGTCTTCCGCTGTCCGACTTCCCTAGGTTGTGTGAGCTGATTGAATCGCAACATATAGAAGCTGGTGCTGTTAAAAAGCATGGCGATGCTACTGGTGATAGCATTCAGCCTGAAGGTTTGGTTAACTTCACTTTAAATGGTGAAAAAAACGTACTGGGCCAATGTTATTTGCATTTAACGTTAGATGTTAGCCTTACCACTTCTTGTCAACGCTGCTTGACGACAATGCCTTTAAGTTTAGCGCTCAACTTTCATTATTTAATTAGCGATGTGGATGCTAGCCCATTGGACGATGTAGAGGCGTCAATAGGTGATGATTTTGATTTGCAAGAGGCAAGTCAGGAGATGGATGTAAAGCTGCTTGTTGAAGATGAGATTATATTGGCGCTGCCAATAGCACCTGTCCATAGTAATGACTGCGCTCCGGTAACGATGCAAAGCGGCGAGAAGCCCAACCCGTTTGCTGCACTAAAAGGATTAATTAAATCTTAA
- the rpmF gene encoding 50S ribosomal protein L32, with the protein MAVQQNKKTPSKRGMHRSHDFLTNPPLAVEPTTGETHLRHHISPNGYYRGRKVLPSKGE; encoded by the coding sequence ATGGCAGTTCAGCAAAACAAAAAGACACCTTCAAAGCGCGGTATGCACCGTTCGCACGACTTTTTGACAAATCCACCATTAGCAGTTGAGCCAACTACTGGCGAAACTCACTTGCGTCACCATATTAGTCCTAATGGCTACTACCGTGGCCGTAAAGTATTGCCATCAAAAGGCGAGTAA
- the plsX gene encoding phosphate acyltransferase PlsX — protein MDITIAIDAMGGDHGPHVTVPAALKALDSDSQLNVVLVGLTDAIEAELKAHKASVNPRLRIHHASEVVTMDESPQSALKNKKDSSMRVAINLVKSGEANACVSAGNTGALMATARFVLKTLPGIDRPAIASALPSEKGNTYMLDLGANADCTAEHLYQFAIMGAMLVSCVEHKERPTVGLLNIGSEDIKGNEVAKQAGELLKASHLNFYGNVEGDDIFKGTTDLVVCDGFVGNVSLKTTEGLAHMMGKFLTQEFKKSWLTKLMALCAMPVLKAFKNRLDPRRYNGASFLGLRGIVVKSHGGADRVAYFSAIHVAIEEARSGVLRRITEQLEIEHLQPSSAVKNSQDMQ, from the coding sequence ATGGATATTACAATTGCAATTGACGCAATGGGCGGTGATCATGGCCCTCATGTCACGGTGCCAGCGGCATTAAAAGCATTGGATTCAGATTCTCAGTTGAATGTTGTGTTAGTCGGCTTGACTGATGCCATCGAAGCAGAGCTTAAAGCGCATAAAGCATCAGTTAACCCGCGCTTGCGCATTCATCATGCGTCCGAAGTTGTCACTATGGATGAATCTCCACAAAGTGCCTTAAAGAACAAAAAAGACTCGTCCATGCGTGTTGCTATTAATTTAGTAAAAAGCGGCGAAGCCAATGCTTGCGTGAGCGCAGGCAATACGGGCGCACTCATGGCGACTGCGCGATTTGTATTAAAAACCCTGCCTGGTATTGATCGCCCTGCGATTGCTTCTGCCTTACCCAGCGAAAAGGGTAATACCTATATGCTTGACTTAGGTGCGAATGCCGACTGTACTGCTGAACATCTTTACCAGTTCGCTATCATGGGCGCCATGTTGGTTAGCTGTGTGGAACATAAAGAGCGCCCAACAGTAGGCTTGCTCAATATTGGCTCAGAAGACATCAAGGGTAATGAGGTTGCAAAGCAGGCTGGCGAGCTGCTTAAAGCGAGTCATTTAAACTTTTACGGCAACGTAGAAGGTGATGATATCTTTAAAGGCACAACAGATTTAGTAGTTTGCGATGGTTTTGTTGGTAACGTGTCGTTAAAAACCACGGAAGGCTTAGCTCATATGATGGGTAAATTCTTAACCCAAGAATTCAAAAAGAGCTGGCTGACTAAATTAATGGCACTTTGTGCGATGCCGGTACTCAAAGCTTTTAAAAATCGCTTAGATCCACGCCGTTATAATGGGGCAAGTTTCTTAGGTTTGCGTGGTATTGTGGTTAAAAGTCACGGTGGCGCAGATCGGGTGGCTTATTTCTCAGCAATTCATGTGGCGATAGAAGAGGCTCGCAGTGGGGTGCTGCGCCGCATTACAGAGCAGCTGGAAATTGAACATTTACAACCAAGTTCGGCTGTAAAAAACTCTCAGGATATGCAATGA
- a CDS encoding beta-ketoacyl-ACP synthase III produces the protein MIFSRIAGTGSYLPSKILTNADLEHMVDTTDEWIFTRTGIRERHIAAEGEFTSDLALQAAKNAIASAGVSANDIDLIIVATTTPDKVFPSVATMVQKKLEISGCPAFDIQAVCSGFVYALTTADNFIKAGGVKCALVIGAETFSRITDYTDRGNCILWGDGAGAIIMQASSEQGVISTHLHADGRYENMLHVPRNTDKPDTVVMEGNSVFKMAVNTLDQIVDETLAANNMQKSDIDWLVPHQANIRILQATAKKLDMSMDRVVVTVDKHGNTSAASIPLALDTAVKDGRIKRGDVILMEAFGGGFTWGSALIKY, from the coding sequence ATGATATTTTCTCGTATAGCAGGTACCGGTAGCTATTTACCAAGCAAAATACTGACCAATGCTGATTTAGAGCATATGGTAGATACTACCGATGAATGGATTTTTACACGCACTGGTATACGCGAGCGCCATATTGCGGCCGAAGGTGAGTTTACTAGTGATTTAGCTCTTCAGGCGGCTAAAAATGCCATTGCAAGCGCAGGCGTGAGCGCGAATGATATTGATTTGATTATTGTTGCGACAACCACACCAGATAAAGTATTTCCTAGCGTAGCGACAATGGTACAAAAGAAGCTGGAGATATCAGGCTGCCCGGCATTTGACATACAGGCAGTTTGCAGTGGCTTTGTGTATGCACTGACTACAGCAGATAACTTCATTAAAGCTGGGGGCGTTAAATGTGCATTAGTGATCGGTGCAGAAACCTTCTCTCGTATCACCGATTACACTGATCGCGGCAACTGTATTCTTTGGGGTGATGGCGCAGGCGCAATCATCATGCAGGCATCAAGTGAGCAGGGCGTTATTTCCACCCATCTGCATGCTGATGGTCGCTATGAAAACATGCTGCACGTACCGCGCAATACTGACAAGCCTGATACCGTTGTGATGGAAGGTAACTCTGTATTCAAAATGGCCGTCAACACCTTGGATCAGATTGTGGATGAGACCCTTGCTGCCAACAATATGCAAAAGTCAGATATTGACTGGTTAGTGCCGCATCAAGCGAATATTCGTATATTGCAAGCGACTGCTAAAAAGTTAGATATGAGCATGGATCGTGTAGTCGTGACTGTAGATAAGCACGGCAACACCTCTGCAGCCTCTATTCCTTTGGCGCTGGATACAGCAGTAAAAGACGGCCGCATCAAACGCGGTGACGTGATATTAATGGAGGCTTTTGGTGGCGGGTTCACCTGGGGTTCTGCATTAATTAAGTATTAA
- the fabD gene encoding ACP S-malonyltransferase, whose protein sequence is MKKTAFFFPGQGSQSVGMMSGFGDNKIIRDTFQEASDVLGVDFWAMATEANELINETTNTQPIMLTAGVAAWRAWQAVSDQLPTVVAGHSLGEYTALVAAGALSFKDALPLVRYRAEVMQSAVPAGVGAMAAILGLDDDAVRAVCAEAAQGEVLEAVNLNSPGQVVIAGNKAAVERGMEAAKAKGAKRALALPVSVPSHCALMRPAALKLADYLANVTINKPLIPVVHNADVAAYDGGDKIKDALVRQLYSPVRWVETVQHIATLGVTQTAECGPGKVLAGLTKRIVAELPCVALTSNDALLEFKSTL, encoded by the coding sequence ATGAAAAAAACAGCATTCTTTTTTCCAGGTCAAGGCTCACAGTCAGTAGGCATGATGAGCGGCTTTGGTGATAATAAAATCATCCGTGATACATTCCAAGAAGCGTCCGATGTTTTAGGTGTAGATTTTTGGGCAATGGCAACTGAAGCAAATGAGCTGATTAACGAAACCACCAACACTCAGCCTATCATGCTGACAGCTGGCGTAGCCGCTTGGCGTGCATGGCAAGCTGTATCAGATCAATTGCCAACAGTAGTAGCAGGTCATAGTCTGGGCGAATATACTGCATTGGTAGCGGCTGGTGCATTATCATTTAAAGATGCATTGCCGCTAGTAAGGTATCGTGCAGAAGTGATGCAAAGTGCCGTGCCTGCTGGCGTGGGTGCTATGGCTGCAATCTTAGGGTTAGATGATGATGCGGTGCGCGCCGTCTGTGCTGAGGCTGCACAAGGTGAAGTTCTAGAAGCTGTTAACTTAAACTCGCCAGGACAAGTGGTGATTGCAGGCAATAAAGCCGCTGTAGAGCGCGGCATGGAAGCTGCGAAAGCTAAAGGTGCCAAGCGCGCATTGGCTTTGCCAGTCAGCGTACCATCTCATTGTGCTTTAATGCGTCCAGCGGCGCTTAAATTGGCAGATTATTTAGCTAATGTCACGATCAATAAGCCGTTGATTCCAGTGGTGCACAACGCAGATGTGGCCGCTTACGATGGTGGTGATAAAATAAAAGATGCACTAGTACGTCAATTATATAGTCCAGTGCGATGGGTTGAAACTGTGCAGCATATTGCAACGCTAGGGGTTACTCAAACGGCTGAGTGCGGTCCAGGTAAAGTATTGGCTGGATTAACTAAGCGCATTGTTGCAGAGTTGCCATGCGTTGCATTAACAAGTAATGACGCATTACTTGAGTTTAAAAGTACACTTTAG
- the fabG gene encoding 3-oxoacyl-ACP reductase FabG: MLAGQIALITGASRGIGAAIALELGKQGAIVIGTATSDKGASAISETLVAAGIQGEGMSLDVNDAAQVEATLKAIGEKYGDVSVLVNNAGITRDTLLMRMKDDDWDAVISTNLTSVFRMSQAVLRPMMKARAGRIISISSVVGHMGNAGQTNYAAAKAGMTGFTKSLAAEVGSRGITVNCVAPGFIETDMTAELSEDITNKMLARIPAGRLGSVKEIAATVAFLASPNAAYITGETIHVNGGMLMV; the protein is encoded by the coding sequence ATGTTAGCTGGTCAAATTGCATTAATCACAGGCGCAAGCCGCGGCATTGGCGCTGCTATTGCTTTAGAGTTGGGTAAACAAGGCGCAATCGTCATTGGTACCGCAACTTCTGACAAAGGTGCATCAGCCATTAGTGAGACGTTGGTAGCTGCTGGTATTCAAGGCGAGGGTATGTCTTTAGATGTGAATGATGCGGCACAAGTGGAAGCCACGCTAAAGGCGATTGGCGAAAAATATGGCGACGTAAGTGTATTGGTTAACAATGCAGGTATTACACGTGATACCTTACTGATGCGTATGAAAGATGATGATTGGGATGCGGTTATTAGCACCAATTTAACTTCAGTATTTCGTATGAGCCAAGCAGTGTTGCGCCCAATGATGAAGGCACGTGCAGGACGTATTATTAGCATTTCTTCCGTGGTTGGCCACATGGGCAATGCAGGGCAAACTAATTATGCTGCCGCGAAAGCAGGCATGACTGGCTTTACAAAATCATTGGCTGCAGAGGTTGGAAGTCGTGGAATTACTGTAAACTGTGTAGCGCCAGGTTTTATTGAGACCGACATGACAGCAGAACTGTCTGAGGATATTACCAATAAAATGCTTGCTCGTATTCCTGCAGGGCGTTTAGGATCGGTGAAAGAGATTGCAGCGACTGTTGCATTCTTGGCTTCACCTAACGCTGCTTATATTACGGGTGAAACAATCCACGTAAATGGTGGGATGTTAATGGTTTAG
- the acpP gene encoding acyl carrier protein → MSDIEQRVKKIVAEQLGANEADVKNASSFVDDLGADSLDTVELVMALEEEFDCEIPDEEAEKITTVQLAIDYINTNLK, encoded by the coding sequence ATGTCTGACATCGAACAACGTGTTAAAAAAATTGTTGCTGAACAACTAGGTGCAAATGAAGCTGATGTTAAAAATGCATCATCATTTGTAGATGATTTAGGTGCTGATTCACTAGATACAGTGGAGTTGGTAATGGCGCTAGAAGAAGAATTTGACTGCGAAATCCCTGATGAAGAAGCAGAAAAAATCACTACAGTTCAATTAGCGATTGATTACATCAATACTAACCTCAAATAA
- the fabF gene encoding beta-ketoacyl-ACP synthase II, which translates to MSKRRVVVTGLGVVSPVGIGVKTAWDNLVAGKSGITQITKFDASAFSSTIAGEVKNFNPEDFITAKDARRMDTFIQYGLAAAIEAVKDSGIVATEENAERIGVSIGSGIGGMQLIEDTDVLYKESGPRKISPFFIPGTIINMISGNLSIMFGFKGPNVSIVTACTTGTHSIGDASRMIEYGDADVMIAGGAEAAITRLSVGGFAAARALSTRNDDPATASRPWDKDRDGFVIGEGAGVMVLEEYEHAKKRGAKIYAELSGYGMSADAYHMTAPNMDGPRRSMCNAMQNAGINPDAVQYVNAHGTSTPLGDTNETNAIKAAFGDHAYKFVVNSTKSMTGHLLGGAGGLESVFTVLAIHNQLSPPTINIFNQDPECDLDYCANTARDMKIEYALKNNFGFGGTNGSLVFKKV; encoded by the coding sequence ATGTCTAAACGTAGAGTTGTAGTAACTGGTCTTGGTGTTGTTTCACCTGTTGGAATTGGTGTTAAAACCGCTTGGGATAACCTTGTTGCTGGTAAATCTGGCATTACGCAAATTACCAAATTTGATGCAAGTGCATTTTCTTCGACCATCGCCGGTGAGGTGAAAAACTTCAACCCTGAAGATTTCATCACAGCAAAAGACGCTAGACGCATGGATACTTTCATTCAATACGGCCTTGCCGCCGCTATTGAGGCAGTTAAAGACTCAGGCATTGTCGCCACAGAAGAAAATGCTGAACGTATTGGCGTTTCAATTGGTTCGGGTATTGGCGGCATGCAACTTATTGAAGACACTGATGTGCTTTATAAAGAGTCTGGCCCACGTAAAATATCGCCATTTTTCATTCCTGGCACTATCATCAATATGATTTCAGGTAATCTGAGTATCATGTTTGGCTTTAAAGGCCCTAATGTCTCTATCGTCACTGCATGTACAACGGGTACACACTCCATTGGTGATGCTTCACGTATGATTGAGTACGGCGATGCAGATGTGATGATTGCCGGTGGCGCAGAGGCTGCTATTACACGCTTAAGCGTTGGTGGCTTTGCTGCAGCACGCGCACTTTCAACCCGCAATGACGACCCAGCAACTGCTAGCCGCCCATGGGATAAAGACCGTGATGGCTTTGTGATTGGTGAAGGTGCTGGCGTGATGGTACTGGAAGAATATGAGCATGCAAAAAAACGCGGGGCGAAGATTTATGCAGAACTAAGCGGTTACGGCATGAGTGCTGACGCTTACCATATGACTGCACCAAACATGGACGGCCCACGCCGCTCTATGTGCAATGCAATGCAGAATGCAGGTATTAATCCAGATGCTGTGCAATATGTAAATGCGCATGGTACATCAACACCGCTTGGTGATACCAATGAAACCAATGCCATTAAAGCAGCATTTGGCGACCATGCTTACAAGTTTGTAGTGAACTCTACCAAATCGATGACTGGCCATTTACTTGGTGGCGCTGGTGGTTTGGAGTCAGTATTTACCGTATTAGCAATTCACAACCAATTGTCTCCACCTACCATTAACATCTTTAACCAAGATCCGGAATGTGATTTAGATTACTGTGCTAATACTGCACGTGATATGAAAATTGAGTACGCACTGAAAAACAACTTTGGTTTTGGCGGTACAAATGGCAGCTTGGTGTTTAAAAAAGTCTAA
- the pabC gene encoding aminodeoxychorismate lyase — translation MAHHHTSLVNGSFDQAISAVDRGFTYGDGVFRTMRIKDGQPISWPFHYQKLVADCAVIGIVCPSAELLMCDIQQLFPIDEFQNGEISVAKIIITRGEGERGYAPPAVTIPTRVLIKSAMPTYADANYAQGVRLHLCETRLALQPKLAGIKHLNRLENILARMEWRDESVFDGLMLDTHNNVIECTMSNLFARVGDHLYTPDLTQCGVAGITRQRILGLGSLLGLTCSIATLSLQDLLSADELFICNSLYGAFQVTAIDNQTWEQQALASTIRNILTHG, via the coding sequence ATGGCTCACCATCACACATCTTTAGTAAACGGCAGTTTTGACCAAGCAATCTCGGCCGTAGACCGTGGTTTTACTTACGGTGATGGTGTTTTTCGGACAATGAGAATTAAAGATGGCCAACCCATTAGCTGGCCTTTTCATTATCAAAAATTAGTGGCTGATTGTGCTGTGATTGGGATTGTTTGCCCCAGTGCAGAATTGTTAATGTGTGATATTCAGCAACTTTTTCCAATTGATGAGTTTCAGAATGGTGAAATTTCTGTTGCTAAAATCATTATCACCAGAGGCGAGGGGGAGCGTGGTTATGCACCACCTGCCGTCACCATCCCTACGCGGGTATTAATTAAATCGGCAATGCCGACATATGCTGACGCCAACTATGCACAAGGCGTGCGCTTGCACCTATGTGAAACGCGCTTAGCGTTACAACCTAAACTTGCCGGCATTAAGCATCTTAACCGATTGGAAAATATACTGGCGCGCATGGAGTGGCGCGACGAGTCTGTTTTTGATGGCTTGATGTTAGATACGCACAATAATGTCATTGAATGCACGATGAGCAATCTTTTTGCCCGAGTAGGTGATCATTTATACACGCCAGACTTAACTCAGTGTGGTGTTGCTGGCATTACTAGGCAGAGAATACTTGGCTTAGGAAGCTTGCTTGGTTTGACTTGTAGTATAGCAACATTATCATTGCAAGATCTACTAAGCGCAGATGAGCTGTTTATTTGTAATAGTTTATATGGCGCATTTCAGGTAACTGCAATAGATAATCAAACATGGGAGCAACAGGCATTGGCTTCTACAATTAGAAATATACTGACTCATGGTTAA